In Dioscorea cayenensis subsp. rotundata cultivar TDr96_F1 chromosome 26, TDr96_F1_v2_PseudoChromosome.rev07_lg8_w22 25.fasta, whole genome shotgun sequence, the following proteins share a genomic window:
- the LOC120253067 gene encoding protein IQ-DOMAIN 31-like gives MGKSPGKWIKTLLFGKKTTRSHSSRTKDNLARNDKGYFGGKDPPALAVNSPVISEPVLVSAGRSGIIPGIEKGAPSNLPNDGAGVTHQHEDKSGILGPTASNDQGKLREEQAAVKAQAAVRGFLARRAFRTLKGIIRLQALVRGHLVRRQAVATLYAIHAIVKVQALVRGRQTRHSCISGEIASKVFQAKAGGIKVVGNWRENLSANVFVNKLLSSSPTTMPLQIHYTNGEPNSSFIWLERWTSYHVWKPVSPPKKTLDSKPQTKRHTYAMETESGKPKRIPRKNSTSNGTESGPTTGTSDPEKPKRNLRKVSSPAVDSKQEHPQSELEKVKRNLRKVSNRAADVSNQTNTITEKPSRSSRRVASASTEVLEHGMKDSTEKPKKDIPPSVEEKPEKDSSPSREKKPDAEAAQKGMTPAEPTDDCLAIQVPQINDTEKGEDSTTMNVVITATNSKEEQASNENQKHSKRRSSFSAKSEYADNGSPNTPTLPSYMAATESAKAKLRAQNSPRFGSDPIDRNGSTRRHSLPSSTNGKLSSHSPRAQRLLQASGKGSIRSDRSLLSSRDANERPIQVEWRR, from the exons ATGGGGAAATCACCAGGCAAATGGATCAAGACGCTGCtctttggaaagaaaacaacCAGATCTCATTCTTCCAGAACAAAAGATAATTTG GCTAGAAATGATAAAGGTTATTTTGGAGGGAAGGATCCACCTGCTTTGGCTGTAAACTCTCCTGTAATTTCTGAGCCGGTACTCGTCAGCGCTGGCAGAAGTGGTATCATCCCAGGGATAGAGAAGGGTGCACCTTCAAATTTACCAAATGATGGTGCAGGTGTAACACATCAACATGAGGATAAATCAGGAATTCTGGGACCTACTGCTTCAAATGACCAAGGAAAACTCCGGGAAGAACAAGCCGCTGTGAAGGCACAAGCAGCTGTTCGGGGGTTTCTG GCACGCAGGGCATTTCGGACCTTGAAAGGCATCATAAGGTTGCAGGCACTAGTTCGTGGGCATTTGGTGAGGAGACAAGCTGTGGCCACCCTATATGCTATCCATGCAATTGTAAAAGTGCAAGCACTGGTTCGTGGCCGGCAAACGAGGCATTCCTGTATTAGTGGTGAAATCGCTTCAAAGGTTTTCCAAGCAAAAGCTGGg GGGATTAAAGTTGTGGGCAATTGGAGGGAGAATCTCTCAGCAAATGTATTTGTTAACAAG CTTCTTTCTTCATCACCTACTACAATGCCACTGCAAATCCATTATACCAATGGGGAACCTAATTCAAGCTTCATATGGTTGGAGCGATGGACTTCCTATCATGTATGGAAACCAGTATCCCCACCAAAGAAGACTCTTGATTCAAAACCTCAGACAAAAAGGCACACTTATGCAATGGAAACTGAATCAGGCAAGCCAAAGCGCATTCCTCGGAAAAATTCCACTTCTAATGGCACTGAATCCGGGCCAACCACCGGCACATCTGATCCTGAGAAACCCAAGCGAAACCTCAGAAAAGTTTCCAGCCCTGCTGTTGACTCAAAACAGGAACATCCACAAAGTGAGCTTGAAAAGGTTAAGCGAAACTTGAGGAAGGTATCTAATCGCGCTGCTGATGTTTCCAATCAAACAAACACTATAACAGAGAAACCAAGTCGAAGCTCGAGAAGGGTGGCAAGTGCCTCTACTGAAGTTCTAGAGCATGGAATGAAGGATTCTACAGAGAAGCCAAAGAAAGATATTCCACCTTCTGTAGAAGAGAAACCGGAAAAAGATTCTTCTCCCAGCAGAGAGAAAAAACCCGATGCAGAAGCCGCACAGAAAGGTATGACACCAGCGGAGCCAACTGATGATTGTCTTGCAATTCAAGTGCCTCAAATTAATGATACTGAAAAGGGAGAGGACTCTACTACAATGAATGTGGTTATTACTGCAACCAACTCCAAGGAAGAGCAAGCTAGTAATGAGAACCAGAAACATAGCAAGAGGAGATCTTCATTCTCAGCTAAGTCAGAATATGCTGATAATGGCTCTCCAAACACCCCAACGCTGCCAAGTTATATGGCAGCAACTGAATCTGCAAAGGCGAAGCTGCGCGCCCAGAATTCACCGAGGTTTGGATCTGATCCAATCGACAGAAATGGCTCCACTCGCCGGCATTCCCTCCCATCATCTACTAATGGGAAGTTGAGCTCACACTCACCACGAGCGCAAAGATTGTTACAAGCAAGTGGTAAAGGAAGCATTAGAAGTGACCGATCACTATTATCTTCCAGGGATGCCAATG aGAGGCCTATCCAAGTAGAATGGAGGCGTTGA
- the LOC120253066 gene encoding ABC transporter A family member 2-like isoform X1 — protein MELQTGAQLLWQQYRALTMKNAILTWRHKRSAFLKLFSSLFFIFLIFCIDKAARSRAGSAYDNVDNPEALIAPPIPPCEEKFFVKVPCFDFVWSGNGSNRVGQIVKGIMENNPGRVIPPEKVISFTTPDEVDAWLGSNQLRCPGALHFVERKPTIISYGIQTNSTPVAKRGKYEDPTFKFQVPLQIAAEREIARSLIGDPKFSWVVGLKEFAHPATEIFSVIGTAGPTFFLAIAMFGFVFQISSLVTEKELKLRQAMSIMGLYESAFWLSWLMWEALLTLLSALFTVLFGMMFQFDFFLHNSFPILFLVFFLFQLNMLGFAFMISTFISKSSSATTFGFSIFIIGFLTQLVTTFGFPYEKNFSRTYRIIWSFFPPNLLAKALDLLGKATATSQDKGISWQRRGECTADDTDCVITIDNIYKWLISTFFLWILLAIYLDNIIPNSNGVRKSIFYFLKPSYWTGNGGDKEEEGSLCSCIDPIPTPDDVTPDDEDVVAEETVVKQQTAQDATDLNVAVQMRGLTKTYPGAMNIGCCKCRKTPPYHAVKGIWLNLEKNQLFCLLGPNGAGKTTAINCLTGITPVTSGDALIYGHSIRNCVGMSNIRKMIGVCPQFDVLWDALSAREHLHLFASIKGLPPSTIKSVTEKSLAEVKLETAAQVRAGSYSGGMKRRLSVAIALIGDPKLVFLDEPTTGMDPINRRHVWDIIEDAKRGRAIVLTTHSMEEADILSDRIAIMAKGRLRCIGTSIRLKSKFGSGYITNVSFAGNTPGQSPNTNEASSETQIRLVKQFFRDRLQVEPKEENQAFLTYVIPHEKEGLLADFFAELQDREEEFRISDIQLGLTTLEEVFLNIARQAELESSTAEGNLVTLRLTSGAAIQVPKGARFIGIPGTQTSENPRGLMVEVYWEQDDIGDLCISGHSMETPIPTNVQPMVNASATRRGILGGTATPVGLVLDPNQILNAH, from the exons ATGGAGTTGCAGACTGGGGCTCAGCTTCTATGGCAGCAATACAGGGCGCTGACGATGAAGAACGCGATCCTCACATGGAGGCACAAGCGATCGGCGTTTCTGAAGCTCTTCTcctcattattcttcattttcctcatcttttgcATCGATAAAGCAGCTCGATCGCGGGCTGGATCAGCGTATGATAACGTTGATAATCCGGAAGCCCTAATTGCTCCCCCGATTCCTCCTTGCGAGGAGAAGTTCTTTGTCAAGGTGCCCTGCTTCGATTTCGTCTGGAGCGGGAACGGGAGCAATCGGGTTGGGCAGATTGTGAAGGGCATCATGGAGAACAATCCGGGAAGGGTGATTCCTCCTGAAAAG GTTATATCCTTTACAACTCCTGATGAAGTGGATGCATGGCTTGGAAGCAATCAACTGCGATGCCCTGGTGCTCTTCACTTTGTAGAAAGAAAACCAACGATCATAAGCTATGGTATCCAAACTAATTCAACTCCTGTGGCTAAAAGAGGGAAGTATGAGGACCCCACTTTTAAGTTTCAGGTCCCACTTCAAATTGCTGCTGAGCGTGAAATTGCTAGGTCTTTGATCGGAG ATCCAAAGTTTAGCTGGGTTGTCGGACTAAAGGAATTTGCTCACCCTGCTACGGAAATTTTCTCTGTTATTGGGACGGCTGGGCCAACTTTCTTCCTTGCAATAGCCATGTTTGGTTTTGTGTTCCAAATAAGCTCTTTGGTTACAGAAAAAGAGCTCAAGCTTCGACAG GCAATGTCCATAATGGGGCTTTATGAATCTGCCTTTTGGCTTTCCTGGCTTATGTGGGAGGCTTTGCTCACACTCCTCTCAGCACTTTTCACAGTGCTATTTGGGATGATGTTTCAGTTTGATTTTTTCTTGCACAACAGTTTTCCCATTCtcttccttgttttctttctcttccagCTTAACATg CTTGGTTTTGCCTTCATGATTTCAACTTTTATCAGCAAGTCGTCATCAGCAACTACATTTGggttttcaatatttataattggCTTCTTGACTCAA CTTGTTACCACATTTGGGTTCCCATATGAAAAGAACTTCTCACGAACATACCGAATAATCTGGTCCTTTTTTCCCCCAAACCTTTTAGCCAAAGCTCTTGATTTGCTCGGCAAGGCAACTGCCACTTCTCAAGACAAAGGGATTAGTTGGCAAAGACGTGGAGAATGTACTGCTGATGACACTGATTGTGTGATAACTATT gataatatttataagtGGTTGATCTCAACTTTCTTCTTGTGGATCCTTTTGGCTATTTACCTGGACAATATAATTCCAAATTCAAATGGCGTGAGGAAATCCATATTTTACTTTCTGAAGCCTTCATATTGGACAGGAAATGGTGGAGACAAAGAGGAAG AAGGCAGCCTATGTAGTTGCATAGACCCAATTCCAACACCAGATGATGTCACACCAGATGATGAGGACGTCGTCGCTGAGGAAACAGTTGTAAAACAGCAAACAGCTCAAGATGCAACTGATCTGAATGTTGCAGTCCAAATGCGTGGTCTTACAAAAACATACCCTGGAGCCATGAACATTGGCTGCTGTAAATGTCGAAAGACTCCACCTTATCATGCTGTTAAG GGCATATGGCTAAACCTCGAAAAAAATCAGTTATTTTGTCTTCTTGGCCCAAATGGAGCAGGAAAAACTACTGCCATCAACTGTTTGACGGGCATTACACCTGTCACGAGTGGAGATG CATTGATTTATGGACACTCCATTCGAAATTGTGTTGGCATGTCAAACATTCGTAAGATGATAGGTGTCTGTCCTCAG TTCGATGTCTTGTGGGATGCATTATCAGCACGAGAGCACCTGCATTTGTTTGCTAGTATTAAAGGTTTGCCTCCTTCTACAATCAAATCG GTGACCGAAAAGTCTTTGGCTGAAGTAAAACTTGAAACCGCTGCTCAAGTTAGAGCTGGTAGCTACAGTGGAGGGATGAAACGCCGTCTTAGTGTCGCAATTGCCCTTATTGGCGATCCAAAATTGGTTTTCTTGGATGAACCA ACTACAGGCATGGATCCTATCAATAGAAGGCATGTATGGGACATCATCGAGGATGCGAAGAGAGGACGAGCTATTGTTTTGACTACCCATTCTATGGAGGAAGCAGACATTTTGAGTGATCGCATAGCTATCATGGCCAAGGGAAGACTACGCTGTATAGGGACTTCGATAAGGTTGAAATCAAAGTTTGGGAGTGGTTATATCACTAACGTTAGTTTTGCTGGAAATACTCCTGGCCAATCACCAAACACAAATGAAGCTTCAAGTGAGACTCAGATTAGACTTGTGAAGCAGTTCTTCAGAGAC CGGCTTCAAGTGGAGCCAAAAGAGGAGAATCAGGCATTCCTGACCTATGTGATCCCCCATGAGAAAGAGGGCCTTCTAGCT GATTTTTTTGCTGAACTTCAAGATAGGGAGGAAGAATTTAGGATTTCAGATATACAACTTGGTCTAACAACTCTTGAGGAAGTTTTTCTGAACATAGCGAGGCAAGCAGAGCTGGAGAGTTCAACAGCGGAAGGGAACTTGGTCACTTTGAGATTAACATCTGGTGCCGCAATTCAG GTACCAAAAGGAGCAAGGTTTATTGGGATCCCAGGAACACAGACATCAGAAAACCCAAGAGGGCTTATGGTTGAGGTGTACTGGGAACAGGATGATATTGGAGACCTCTGCATCTCTGGACACTCCATGGAAACTCCAATACCTACAAATGTTCAACCAATGGTTAATGCTTCTGCCACTCGGAGAGGTATACTTGGTGGAACTGCTACTCCTGTTGGCCTTGTCCTTGATCCTAACCAAATTCTAAATGCTCATTAA
- the LOC120253066 gene encoding ABC transporter A family member 2-like isoform X2, translating into MELQTGAQLLWQQYRALTMKNAILTWRHKRSAFLKLFSSLFFIFLIFCIDKAARSRAGSAYDNVDNPEALIAPPIPPCEEKFFVKVPCFDFVWSGNGSNRVGQIVKGIMENNPGRVIPPEKVISFTTPDEVDAWLGSNQLRCPGALHFVERKPTIISYGIQTNSTPVAKRGKYEDPTFKFQVPLQIAAEREIARSLIGDPKFSWVVGLKEFAHPATEIFSVIGTAGPTFFLAIAMFGFVFQISSLVTEKELKLRQAMSIMGLYESAFWLSWLMWEALLTLLSALFTVLFGMMFQFDFFLHNSFPILFLVFFLFQLNMLGFAFMISTFISKSSSATTFGFSIFIIGFLTQLVTTFGFPYEKNFSRTYRIIWSFFPPNLLAKALDLLGKATATSQDKGISWQRRGECTADDTDCVITIDNIYKWLISTFFLWILLAIYLDNIIPNSNGVRKSIFYFLKPSYWTGNGGDKEEGSLCSCIDPIPTPDDVTPDDEDVVAEETVVKQQTAQDATDLNVAVQMRGLTKTYPGAMNIGCCKCRKTPPYHAVKGIWLNLEKNQLFCLLGPNGAGKTTAINCLTGITPVTSGDALIYGHSIRNCVGMSNIRKMIGVCPQFDVLWDALSAREHLHLFASIKGLPPSTIKSVTEKSLAEVKLETAAQVRAGSYSGGMKRRLSVAIALIGDPKLVFLDEPTTGMDPINRRHVWDIIEDAKRGRAIVLTTHSMEEADILSDRIAIMAKGRLRCIGTSIRLKSKFGSGYITNVSFAGNTPGQSPNTNEASSETQIRLVKQFFRDRLQVEPKEENQAFLTYVIPHEKEGLLADFFAELQDREEEFRISDIQLGLTTLEEVFLNIARQAELESSTAEGNLVTLRLTSGAAIQVPKGARFIGIPGTQTSENPRGLMVEVYWEQDDIGDLCISGHSMETPIPTNVQPMVNASATRRGILGGTATPVGLVLDPNQILNAH; encoded by the exons ATGGAGTTGCAGACTGGGGCTCAGCTTCTATGGCAGCAATACAGGGCGCTGACGATGAAGAACGCGATCCTCACATGGAGGCACAAGCGATCGGCGTTTCTGAAGCTCTTCTcctcattattcttcattttcctcatcttttgcATCGATAAAGCAGCTCGATCGCGGGCTGGATCAGCGTATGATAACGTTGATAATCCGGAAGCCCTAATTGCTCCCCCGATTCCTCCTTGCGAGGAGAAGTTCTTTGTCAAGGTGCCCTGCTTCGATTTCGTCTGGAGCGGGAACGGGAGCAATCGGGTTGGGCAGATTGTGAAGGGCATCATGGAGAACAATCCGGGAAGGGTGATTCCTCCTGAAAAG GTTATATCCTTTACAACTCCTGATGAAGTGGATGCATGGCTTGGAAGCAATCAACTGCGATGCCCTGGTGCTCTTCACTTTGTAGAAAGAAAACCAACGATCATAAGCTATGGTATCCAAACTAATTCAACTCCTGTGGCTAAAAGAGGGAAGTATGAGGACCCCACTTTTAAGTTTCAGGTCCCACTTCAAATTGCTGCTGAGCGTGAAATTGCTAGGTCTTTGATCGGAG ATCCAAAGTTTAGCTGGGTTGTCGGACTAAAGGAATTTGCTCACCCTGCTACGGAAATTTTCTCTGTTATTGGGACGGCTGGGCCAACTTTCTTCCTTGCAATAGCCATGTTTGGTTTTGTGTTCCAAATAAGCTCTTTGGTTACAGAAAAAGAGCTCAAGCTTCGACAG GCAATGTCCATAATGGGGCTTTATGAATCTGCCTTTTGGCTTTCCTGGCTTATGTGGGAGGCTTTGCTCACACTCCTCTCAGCACTTTTCACAGTGCTATTTGGGATGATGTTTCAGTTTGATTTTTTCTTGCACAACAGTTTTCCCATTCtcttccttgttttctttctcttccagCTTAACATg CTTGGTTTTGCCTTCATGATTTCAACTTTTATCAGCAAGTCGTCATCAGCAACTACATTTGggttttcaatatttataattggCTTCTTGACTCAA CTTGTTACCACATTTGGGTTCCCATATGAAAAGAACTTCTCACGAACATACCGAATAATCTGGTCCTTTTTTCCCCCAAACCTTTTAGCCAAAGCTCTTGATTTGCTCGGCAAGGCAACTGCCACTTCTCAAGACAAAGGGATTAGTTGGCAAAGACGTGGAGAATGTACTGCTGATGACACTGATTGTGTGATAACTATT gataatatttataagtGGTTGATCTCAACTTTCTTCTTGTGGATCCTTTTGGCTATTTACCTGGACAATATAATTCCAAATTCAAATGGCGTGAGGAAATCCATATTTTACTTTCTGAAGCCTTCATATTGGACAGGAAATGGTGGAGACAAAGAGGAAG GCAGCCTATGTAGTTGCATAGACCCAATTCCAACACCAGATGATGTCACACCAGATGATGAGGACGTCGTCGCTGAGGAAACAGTTGTAAAACAGCAAACAGCTCAAGATGCAACTGATCTGAATGTTGCAGTCCAAATGCGTGGTCTTACAAAAACATACCCTGGAGCCATGAACATTGGCTGCTGTAAATGTCGAAAGACTCCACCTTATCATGCTGTTAAG GGCATATGGCTAAACCTCGAAAAAAATCAGTTATTTTGTCTTCTTGGCCCAAATGGAGCAGGAAAAACTACTGCCATCAACTGTTTGACGGGCATTACACCTGTCACGAGTGGAGATG CATTGATTTATGGACACTCCATTCGAAATTGTGTTGGCATGTCAAACATTCGTAAGATGATAGGTGTCTGTCCTCAG TTCGATGTCTTGTGGGATGCATTATCAGCACGAGAGCACCTGCATTTGTTTGCTAGTATTAAAGGTTTGCCTCCTTCTACAATCAAATCG GTGACCGAAAAGTCTTTGGCTGAAGTAAAACTTGAAACCGCTGCTCAAGTTAGAGCTGGTAGCTACAGTGGAGGGATGAAACGCCGTCTTAGTGTCGCAATTGCCCTTATTGGCGATCCAAAATTGGTTTTCTTGGATGAACCA ACTACAGGCATGGATCCTATCAATAGAAGGCATGTATGGGACATCATCGAGGATGCGAAGAGAGGACGAGCTATTGTTTTGACTACCCATTCTATGGAGGAAGCAGACATTTTGAGTGATCGCATAGCTATCATGGCCAAGGGAAGACTACGCTGTATAGGGACTTCGATAAGGTTGAAATCAAAGTTTGGGAGTGGTTATATCACTAACGTTAGTTTTGCTGGAAATACTCCTGGCCAATCACCAAACACAAATGAAGCTTCAAGTGAGACTCAGATTAGACTTGTGAAGCAGTTCTTCAGAGAC CGGCTTCAAGTGGAGCCAAAAGAGGAGAATCAGGCATTCCTGACCTATGTGATCCCCCATGAGAAAGAGGGCCTTCTAGCT GATTTTTTTGCTGAACTTCAAGATAGGGAGGAAGAATTTAGGATTTCAGATATACAACTTGGTCTAACAACTCTTGAGGAAGTTTTTCTGAACATAGCGAGGCAAGCAGAGCTGGAGAGTTCAACAGCGGAAGGGAACTTGGTCACTTTGAGATTAACATCTGGTGCCGCAATTCAG GTACCAAAAGGAGCAAGGTTTATTGGGATCCCAGGAACACAGACATCAGAAAACCCAAGAGGGCTTATGGTTGAGGTGTACTGGGAACAGGATGATATTGGAGACCTCTGCATCTCTGGACACTCCATGGAAACTCCAATACCTACAAATGTTCAACCAATGGTTAATGCTTCTGCCACTCGGAGAGGTATACTTGGTGGAACTGCTACTCCTGTTGGCCTTGTCCTTGATCCTAACCAAATTCTAAATGCTCATTAA